One window from the genome of Oryctolagus cuniculus chromosome 1, mOryCun1.1, whole genome shotgun sequence encodes:
- the EML3 gene encoding echinoderm microtubule-associated protein-like 3 isoform X3 has translation MPWPCPLRKSPAPGQRARFVTPPLPPRGSGVFGRLNPKAPGAGGRRPQGTRSLRDPLGIWGRGPGRAWRTEARKGRGGQPLAPPPGRAARSGQGGVTRRPGPPPGPAPPPALPGGSASGACLCCGAGARDGPATPPPGAQSGPGRVRGRDGPWRPRPRPHSAPSRPFPRTRQRPRGVARHPSARVPGCFPFPSPRPWPPRLRRLRRRRSEQPGGRMDGAAGPGEGPAQEGLQSLSRRLRVQEEEMELVKAALAEALRLLRLQGAPSSLQGSGAPAPARASSPAAPPGLPPTCSPSLVSRGTQTDMEVEMEPSPGPPGLSNGPPVPQGGSEEPSWTQSEGGGSSSSGAGSPGPPGILRPVQPPPRADTPRRNSSSSSSPSERPRQKLSRKAASSANLLLRSGSTESRGGKDPLSSPGGPGSRRSNYNLEGISVKMFLRGRPITMYIPSGIRSLEELPSGPPPETLSLDWVYGYRGRDSRSNLFVLRSGEVVYFIACVVVLYRPGGGPGGPGGGGQRHYRGHTDCVRCLAVHPDGVRVASGQTAGVDKDGKPLQPVVHVWDSETLLKLQEIGLGAFERGVGALAFSAADQGAFLCVVDDSNEHMLSVWDCSRGMKLAEIKSTNESVLAVGFSPRDSSCIVTSGKSHVHFWNWSGAAGVPANGTLARKQGVFGKYKKPKFISCFVFLPDGDILTGDSEGNILTWGRSLSDSKTPGRGGAKETYGIVAQAHAHEGSIFALCLLRDGTVLSGGGRDRRLVQWGPGLVALQEAEIPEHFGAVRAIAEGLGSELLVGTTKNALLRGDLTQGFSPVIQGHTDELWGLCTHPSQNRFLTCGHDRQLCLWDGEGHALAWSIDLKETGLCADFHPSGAVVAVGLNTGRWLVLDTETREIVSDVTDGNEQLSVVRYSPDGLYLAVGSHDNMIYIYSVSSDGAKSSRFGRCVGHSSFITHLDWSKDGNFIMSNSGDYEILYWDVAGGCKLLRNRYESRDREWATYTCVLGFHVYVPVRARQGAEPRVRGPRQPRDQRPVHARRLVPRLTRRQGRQHLPVARAGRWGRGAGGRHALPDPVPVPRLLSGRLIAAGPDRLAGPFSSTSRHSQVRISPGGDRPCTHCRDPLAEPGRPSLGPDSCCLLRGNKPKPESPPCAFVGRSWVP, from the exons ATGCCTTGGCCTTGCCCCCTTAGGAAAAGCCCCGCCCCCGGGCAGAGGGCCCGTTTCgtgaccccgcccctgccccctcgCGGAAGTGGGGTGTTTGGTCGGCTCAACCCTAAGgcgccaggggctggggggcggaGACCTCAGGGCACGCGCAGCCTCCGCGATCCCCTGGGAATCTGGGGGCGGGGACCGGGAAGGGCTTGGAGAACCGAGGCCAGGAAGGGGCGAGGGGGTCAgcctctggccccgcccccgggccgcgCGGCGAGGTCCGGACAGGGAGGGGTTACCAGGCGGCCCGGCCCCCCCCCCGGACCCGCCCCCCCTCCCGCGCTTCCTGGCGGCTCCGCGTCCGGCGCCTGTTTGTGCTGCGGCGCTGGGGCCCGGGACGGCcccgccaccccacccccgggagcccAGAGCGGCCCCGGGAGAGTCCGAGGCCGGGACGGGCCCTGGAGACCGCGGCCCCGGCCCCACAGCGCCCCCTCCAGGCCCTTTCCCCGCACCCGACAGCGCCCCCGGGGGGTGGCACGGCACCCCAGCGCGCGCGTCCCGGGGtgcttccccttcccctctccccggCCATGGCCCCCGCGGCTTAgacgcctccgccgccgccgctcggAGCAACCCGGGGGCCGGATGGACGGGGCCGCGGGGCCCG GTGAGGGCCCTGCTCAGGAGGGCCTGCAGTCCTTGAGCCGGAGGCTTCGGGtgcaggaggaggagatggagttGGTAAAGGCAGCCCTGGCAGAAGCCCTTCGCCTGCTGCGGCTGCAGGgcgcccccagctccctgcagggctCTGGTGCACCAGCTCCTGCAAGGGCCAG cagccctgcgGCGCCCCCAGGGCTGCCGCCCACATGCAGCCCATCCTTGGTGAGCCGGGGCACCCAGACGGACATGGAGGTGGAGATGGAGCCGTCCCCTGGACCCCCTGGCCTGAGCAACGGGCCCCCAGTCCCTCAGGGAGGCAGCGAGGAGCCCAGTTGGACCCAGTctgagggagggggcagcagcagcagtggtgcTGGCTCCCCTGGCCCCCCTGGGATCCTCaggcctgtgcagcccccaccaCGCGCTGACAC GCCCCGGAGAAACTCTTCCTCGTCTTCCTCCCCCTCCGAGCGGCCTCGGCAGAAACTGTCCAGGAAGGCGGCTTCCTCGGCTAACCTGTTACTGCGGTCAGGGAGCACGGAGAG CCGTGGTGGGAAAGACCccttgtccagccctgggggTCCTGGATCCCGGAGGAGCAATTACAATTTGG AAGGCATCTCAGTGAAGATGTTCCTTCGTGGCCGGCCCATTACCATGTACATCCCGTCTGGCATCCGCAGCCTTGAGGAGCTGCCCAGCGGCCCACCCCCGGAGACCCTTAGCCTTGACTGGGT GTATGGGTATAGGGGTCGGGACTCCCGCTCTAACCTGTTTGTGCTGCGCTCCGGGGAGGTGGTCTACTTTATCGCCTGTGTGGTGGTGCTGTACCGGCCTGGGGGAGGCCCAGGGGGTCCTGGAGGTGGTGGCCAGAGACATTACCGGGGACACACGGACTGCGTTCGCTG CCTTGCCGTTCACCCTGATGGCGTTCGGGTAGCCTCGGGACAGACAGCTGGAGTGGATAAGGATGGGAAG cccctgcagcctgtGGTTCACGTCTGGGACTCAGAGACGCTGCTGAAGCTGCAGGAGATTGGACTGGGGGCCTTCGAGAGGGGTGTGGGGGCCCTGGCCTTTTCCGCTGCG GATCAGGGTGCTTTTCTTTGTGTCGTGGATGATTCCAACGAGCACATGCTGTCGGTGTGGGACTGCAGCCGAGGAATGAAACTGGCTGAGATCAAG agcaCAAATGAGTCAGTCCTGGCGGTTGGCTTCAGCCCTCGTGACAGCAGCTGCATTGTAACCAGTGGGAAATCTCATGTCCACTTCTGGAACTGGAGTGGTGCAGCAGGGGTTCCTGCGAATGGGACCCTCGCCCGGAAACAGGGTGTCTTTGGG aaatacaagaaacccaAGTTTATCTCTTGCTTTGTGTTCCTCCCGGATGGAGACATTCTCACTGGAGACTCAGAAGGGAACATTCTCACCTGGGGACGGAGCCTCTCAGACTCCAAGaccccaggcaggggaggggccaaAG AGACCTACGGGATCGTGGCCCAGGCCCATGCTCACGAAGGCTCCATCTTTGCCCTGTGTCTGCTGCGAGATGGGACGGTGCTGAGTGGTGGTGGACGGGACCGCCGGCTGGTGCAGTGGGGGCCTGGGTTGGTGGCCCTCCAGGAGGCCGAG ATCCCAGAACACTTTGGGGCCGTGCGGGCCATTGCTGAAGGTCTGGGCTCTGAGCTGCTTGTGGGAACCACGAAGAATGCATTGCTGAGGGGAGATCTGACCCAGGGCTTCTCCCCTGTCATACAG GGCCACACGGATGAGCTCTGGGGGCTCTGCACACATCCCTCCCAGAACCGCTTCCTCACCTGTGGCCATGACCGGCAGCTCTGCCTGTGGGACGGGGAGGGCCATGCTCTGGCCTGGAGCATCGACCTCAAG GAGACTGGACTCTGTGCTGACTTCCACCCAAGTGGGGCAGTTGTGGCCGTAGGACTGAACACGGGCAG GTGGTTGGTTTTGGACACAGAGACCAGAGAGATCGTTTCTGACGTCACTGATGGCAACGAGCAACTCTCGGTGGTCCGGTACAGCCCAG ATGGGTTGTACCTGGCCGTGGGTTCCCATGACAACATGATCTACATCTATAGCGTTTCCAGTGATGGTGCCAAGTCTAGCCGCTTTGGCCGCTGTGTG GGTCACTCCAGCTTTATCACCCACCTTGACTGGTCCAAGGATGGGAACTTCATCATGTCCAATTCCGGAGACTATGAGATTCTTTACT GGGACGTGGCTGGAGGCTGCAAGCTGCTGAGGAATCGCTATGAGAGCCGAGACAGGGAATGGGCCACCTACACTTGCGTGCTGGGCTTCCACGTGTACg TACCCGTGCGCGCGCGCCAAG gcGCCGAGCCGCGTGTACGGGGGCCACGGCAGCCACGTGACCAGCGTCCGGTTCACGCACGACGACTCGTACCTCGTCTCACTAGGCGGCAAGGACGCCAGCATCTTCCAGTGGCGCGTGCTGGGCGCTGGGGGCGCGGGGCCGGCGGCCGCCACGCCCTCCCGGACCCCGTCCCTGTCCCCCGCCTCCTCTCTGGACGTCTGATCGCTGCCGGACCGGACCGACTGGCCGGCCCCTTTTCCTCGACTTCGAGACATTCCCAAGTGCGCATCTCCCCGGGGGGCGATCGCCCCTGCACACACTGTAGGGACCCGCTGGCCGAGCCGGGCCGCCCCAgcctgggtcctgactcctgctGCCTGCTGAGGGGCAATAAACCAAAACCAGAGTCGCCTCCCTGTGCTTTTGTGGGGCGCAGCTGGGTGCCCTAG
- the EML3 gene encoding echinoderm microtubule-associated protein-like 3 isoform X4: protein MPWPCPLRKSPAPGQRARFVTPPLPPRGSGVFGRLNPKAPGAGGRRPQGTRSLRDPLGIWGRGPGRAWRTEARKGRGGQPLAPPPGRAARSGQGGVTRRPGPPPGPAPPPALPGGSASGACLCCGAGARDGPATPPPGAQSGPGRVRGRDGPWRPRPRPHSAPSRPFPRTRQRPRGVARHPSARVPGCFPFPSPRPWPPRLRRLRRRRSEQPGGRMDGAAGPGEGPAQEGLQSLSRRLRVQEEEMELVKAALAEALRLLRLQGAPSSLQGSGAPAPARASPAAPPGLPPTCSPSLVSRGTQTDMEVEMEPSPGPPGLSNGPPVPQGGSEEPSWTQSEGGGSSSSGAGSPGPPGILRPVQPPPRADTPRRNSSSSSSPSERPRQKLSRKAASSANLLLRSGSTESRGGKDPLSSPGGPGSRRSNYNLEGISVKMFLRGRPITMYIPSGIRSLEELPSGPPPETLSLDWVYGYRGRDSRSNLFVLRSGEVVYFIACVVVLYRPGGGPGGPGGGGQRHYRGHTDCVRCLAVHPDGVRVASGQTAGVDKDGKPLQPVVHVWDSETLLKLQEIGLGAFERGVGALAFSAADQGAFLCVVDDSNEHMLSVWDCSRGMKLAEIKSTNESVLAVGFSPRDSSCIVTSGKSHVHFWNWSGAAGVPANGTLARKQGVFGKYKKPKFISCFVFLPDGDILTGDSEGNILTWGRSLSDSKTPGRGGAKETYGIVAQAHAHEGSIFALCLLRDGTVLSGGGRDRRLVQWGPGLVALQEAEIPEHFGAVRAIAEGLGSELLVGTTKNALLRGDLTQGFSPVIQGHTDELWGLCTHPSQNRFLTCGHDRQLCLWDGEGHALAWSIDLKETGLCADFHPSGAVVAVGLNTGRWLVLDTETREIVSDVTDGNEQLSVVRYSPDGLYLAVGSHDNMIYIYSVSSDGAKSSRFGRCVGHSSFITHLDWSKDGNFIMSNSGDYEILYWDVAGGCKLLRNRYESRDREWATYTCVLGFHVYVPVRARQGAEPRVRGPRQPRDQRPVHARRLVPRLTRRQGRQHLPVARAGRWGRGAGGRHALPDPVPVPRLLSGRLIAAGPDRLAGPFSSTSRHSQVRISPGGDRPCTHCRDPLAEPGRPSLGPDSCCLLRGNKPKPESPPCAFVGRSWVP from the exons ATGCCTTGGCCTTGCCCCCTTAGGAAAAGCCCCGCCCCCGGGCAGAGGGCCCGTTTCgtgaccccgcccctgccccctcgCGGAAGTGGGGTGTTTGGTCGGCTCAACCCTAAGgcgccaggggctggggggcggaGACCTCAGGGCACGCGCAGCCTCCGCGATCCCCTGGGAATCTGGGGGCGGGGACCGGGAAGGGCTTGGAGAACCGAGGCCAGGAAGGGGCGAGGGGGTCAgcctctggccccgcccccgggccgcgCGGCGAGGTCCGGACAGGGAGGGGTTACCAGGCGGCCCGGCCCCCCCCCCGGACCCGCCCCCCCTCCCGCGCTTCCTGGCGGCTCCGCGTCCGGCGCCTGTTTGTGCTGCGGCGCTGGGGCCCGGGACGGCcccgccaccccacccccgggagcccAGAGCGGCCCCGGGAGAGTCCGAGGCCGGGACGGGCCCTGGAGACCGCGGCCCCGGCCCCACAGCGCCCCCTCCAGGCCCTTTCCCCGCACCCGACAGCGCCCCCGGGGGGTGGCACGGCACCCCAGCGCGCGCGTCCCGGGGtgcttccccttcccctctccccggCCATGGCCCCCGCGGCTTAgacgcctccgccgccgccgctcggAGCAACCCGGGGGCCGGATGGACGGGGCCGCGGGGCCCG GTGAGGGCCCTGCTCAGGAGGGCCTGCAGTCCTTGAGCCGGAGGCTTCGGGtgcaggaggaggagatggagttGGTAAAGGCAGCCCTGGCAGAAGCCCTTCGCCTGCTGCGGCTGCAGGgcgcccccagctccctgcagggctCTGGTGCACCAGCTCCTGCAAGGGCCAG ccctgcgGCGCCCCCAGGGCTGCCGCCCACATGCAGCCCATCCTTGGTGAGCCGGGGCACCCAGACGGACATGGAGGTGGAGATGGAGCCGTCCCCTGGACCCCCTGGCCTGAGCAACGGGCCCCCAGTCCCTCAGGGAGGCAGCGAGGAGCCCAGTTGGACCCAGTctgagggagggggcagcagcagcagtggtgcTGGCTCCCCTGGCCCCCCTGGGATCCTCaggcctgtgcagcccccaccaCGCGCTGACAC GCCCCGGAGAAACTCTTCCTCGTCTTCCTCCCCCTCCGAGCGGCCTCGGCAGAAACTGTCCAGGAAGGCGGCTTCCTCGGCTAACCTGTTACTGCGGTCAGGGAGCACGGAGAG CCGTGGTGGGAAAGACCccttgtccagccctgggggTCCTGGATCCCGGAGGAGCAATTACAATTTGG AAGGCATCTCAGTGAAGATGTTCCTTCGTGGCCGGCCCATTACCATGTACATCCCGTCTGGCATCCGCAGCCTTGAGGAGCTGCCCAGCGGCCCACCCCCGGAGACCCTTAGCCTTGACTGGGT GTATGGGTATAGGGGTCGGGACTCCCGCTCTAACCTGTTTGTGCTGCGCTCCGGGGAGGTGGTCTACTTTATCGCCTGTGTGGTGGTGCTGTACCGGCCTGGGGGAGGCCCAGGGGGTCCTGGAGGTGGTGGCCAGAGACATTACCGGGGACACACGGACTGCGTTCGCTG CCTTGCCGTTCACCCTGATGGCGTTCGGGTAGCCTCGGGACAGACAGCTGGAGTGGATAAGGATGGGAAG cccctgcagcctgtGGTTCACGTCTGGGACTCAGAGACGCTGCTGAAGCTGCAGGAGATTGGACTGGGGGCCTTCGAGAGGGGTGTGGGGGCCCTGGCCTTTTCCGCTGCG GATCAGGGTGCTTTTCTTTGTGTCGTGGATGATTCCAACGAGCACATGCTGTCGGTGTGGGACTGCAGCCGAGGAATGAAACTGGCTGAGATCAAG agcaCAAATGAGTCAGTCCTGGCGGTTGGCTTCAGCCCTCGTGACAGCAGCTGCATTGTAACCAGTGGGAAATCTCATGTCCACTTCTGGAACTGGAGTGGTGCAGCAGGGGTTCCTGCGAATGGGACCCTCGCCCGGAAACAGGGTGTCTTTGGG aaatacaagaaacccaAGTTTATCTCTTGCTTTGTGTTCCTCCCGGATGGAGACATTCTCACTGGAGACTCAGAAGGGAACATTCTCACCTGGGGACGGAGCCTCTCAGACTCCAAGaccccaggcaggggaggggccaaAG AGACCTACGGGATCGTGGCCCAGGCCCATGCTCACGAAGGCTCCATCTTTGCCCTGTGTCTGCTGCGAGATGGGACGGTGCTGAGTGGTGGTGGACGGGACCGCCGGCTGGTGCAGTGGGGGCCTGGGTTGGTGGCCCTCCAGGAGGCCGAG ATCCCAGAACACTTTGGGGCCGTGCGGGCCATTGCTGAAGGTCTGGGCTCTGAGCTGCTTGTGGGAACCACGAAGAATGCATTGCTGAGGGGAGATCTGACCCAGGGCTTCTCCCCTGTCATACAG GGCCACACGGATGAGCTCTGGGGGCTCTGCACACATCCCTCCCAGAACCGCTTCCTCACCTGTGGCCATGACCGGCAGCTCTGCCTGTGGGACGGGGAGGGCCATGCTCTGGCCTGGAGCATCGACCTCAAG GAGACTGGACTCTGTGCTGACTTCCACCCAAGTGGGGCAGTTGTGGCCGTAGGACTGAACACGGGCAG GTGGTTGGTTTTGGACACAGAGACCAGAGAGATCGTTTCTGACGTCACTGATGGCAACGAGCAACTCTCGGTGGTCCGGTACAGCCCAG ATGGGTTGTACCTGGCCGTGGGTTCCCATGACAACATGATCTACATCTATAGCGTTTCCAGTGATGGTGCCAAGTCTAGCCGCTTTGGCCGCTGTGTG GGTCACTCCAGCTTTATCACCCACCTTGACTGGTCCAAGGATGGGAACTTCATCATGTCCAATTCCGGAGACTATGAGATTCTTTACT GGGACGTGGCTGGAGGCTGCAAGCTGCTGAGGAATCGCTATGAGAGCCGAGACAGGGAATGGGCCACCTACACTTGCGTGCTGGGCTTCCACGTGTACg TACCCGTGCGCGCGCGCCAAG gcGCCGAGCCGCGTGTACGGGGGCCACGGCAGCCACGTGACCAGCGTCCGGTTCACGCACGACGACTCGTACCTCGTCTCACTAGGCGGCAAGGACGCCAGCATCTTCCAGTGGCGCGTGCTGGGCGCTGGGGGCGCGGGGCCGGCGGCCGCCACGCCCTCCCGGACCCCGTCCCTGTCCCCCGCCTCCTCTCTGGACGTCTGATCGCTGCCGGACCGGACCGACTGGCCGGCCCCTTTTCCTCGACTTCGAGACATTCCCAAGTGCGCATCTCCCCGGGGGGCGATCGCCCCTGCACACACTGTAGGGACCCGCTGGCCGAGCCGGGCCGCCCCAgcctgggtcctgactcctgctGCCTGCTGAGGGGCAATAAACCAAAACCAGAGTCGCCTCCCTGTGCTTTTGTGGGGCGCAGCTGGGTGCCCTAG
- the EML3 gene encoding echinoderm microtubule-associated protein-like 3 isoform X1 — protein sequence MPWPCPLRKSPAPGQRARFVTPPLPPRGSGVFGRLNPKAPGAGGRRPQGTRSLRDPLGIWGRGPGRAWRTEARKGRGGQPLAPPPGRAARSGQGGVTRRPGPPPGPAPPPALPGGSASGACLCCGAGARDGPATPPPGAQSGPGRVRGRDGPWRPRPRPHSAPSRPFPRTRQRPRGVARHPSARVPGCFPFPSPRPWPPRLRRLRRRRSEQPGGRMDGAAGPGEGPAQEGLQSLSRRLRVQEEEMELVKAALAEALRLLRLQGAPSSLQGSGAPAPARASSPAAPPGLPPTCSPSLVSRGTQTDMEVEMEPSPGPPGLSNGPPVPQGGSEEPSWTQSEGGGSSSSGAGSPGPPGILRPVQPPPRADTPRRNSSSSSSPSERPRQKLSRKAASSANLLLRSGSTESRGGKDPLSSPGGPGSRRSNYNLEGISVKMFLRGRPITMYIPSGIRSLEELPSGPPPETLSLDWVYGYRGRDSRSNLFVLRSGEVVYFIACVVVLYRPGGGPGGPGGGGQRHYRGHTDCVRCLAVHPDGVRVASGQTAGVDKDGKPLQPVVHVWDSETLLKLQEIGLGAFERGVGALAFSAADQGAFLCVVDDSNEHMLSVWDCSRGMKLAEIKSTNESVLAVGFSPRDSSCIVTSGKSHVHFWNWSGAAGVPANGTLARKQGVFGKYKKPKFISCFVFLPDGDILTGDSEGNILTWGRSLSDSKTPGRGGAKETYGIVAQAHAHEGSIFALCLLRDGTVLSGGGRDRRLVQWGPGLVALQEAEIPEHFGAVRAIAEGLGSELLVGTTKNALLRGDLTQGFSPVIQGHTDELWGLCTHPSQNRFLTCGHDRQLCLWDGEGHALAWSIDLKETGLCADFHPSGAVVAVGLNTGRWLVLDTETREIVSDVTDGNEQLSVVRYSPDGLYLAVGSHDNMIYIYSVSSDGAKSSRFGRCVGHSSFITHLDWSKDGNFIMSNSGDYEILYWDVAGGCKLLRNRYESRDREWATYTCVLGFHVYGVWPDGSDGTDINSLCRSHDERVVAVADDFCKVHLFQYPCARAKAPSRVYGGHGSHVTSVRFTHDDSYLVSLGGKDASIFQWRVLGAGGAGPAAATPSRTPSLSPASSLDV from the exons ATGCCTTGGCCTTGCCCCCTTAGGAAAAGCCCCGCCCCCGGGCAGAGGGCCCGTTTCgtgaccccgcccctgccccctcgCGGAAGTGGGGTGTTTGGTCGGCTCAACCCTAAGgcgccaggggctggggggcggaGACCTCAGGGCACGCGCAGCCTCCGCGATCCCCTGGGAATCTGGGGGCGGGGACCGGGAAGGGCTTGGAGAACCGAGGCCAGGAAGGGGCGAGGGGGTCAgcctctggccccgcccccgggccgcgCGGCGAGGTCCGGACAGGGAGGGGTTACCAGGCGGCCCGGCCCCCCCCCCGGACCCGCCCCCCCTCCCGCGCTTCCTGGCGGCTCCGCGTCCGGCGCCTGTTTGTGCTGCGGCGCTGGGGCCCGGGACGGCcccgccaccccacccccgggagcccAGAGCGGCCCCGGGAGAGTCCGAGGCCGGGACGGGCCCTGGAGACCGCGGCCCCGGCCCCACAGCGCCCCCTCCAGGCCCTTTCCCCGCACCCGACAGCGCCCCCGGGGGGTGGCACGGCACCCCAGCGCGCGCGTCCCGGGGtgcttccccttcccctctccccggCCATGGCCCCCGCGGCTTAgacgcctccgccgccgccgctcggAGCAACCCGGGGGCCGGATGGACGGGGCCGCGGGGCCCG GTGAGGGCCCTGCTCAGGAGGGCCTGCAGTCCTTGAGCCGGAGGCTTCGGGtgcaggaggaggagatggagttGGTAAAGGCAGCCCTGGCAGAAGCCCTTCGCCTGCTGCGGCTGCAGGgcgcccccagctccctgcagggctCTGGTGCACCAGCTCCTGCAAGGGCCAG cagccctgcgGCGCCCCCAGGGCTGCCGCCCACATGCAGCCCATCCTTGGTGAGCCGGGGCACCCAGACGGACATGGAGGTGGAGATGGAGCCGTCCCCTGGACCCCCTGGCCTGAGCAACGGGCCCCCAGTCCCTCAGGGAGGCAGCGAGGAGCCCAGTTGGACCCAGTctgagggagggggcagcagcagcagtggtgcTGGCTCCCCTGGCCCCCCTGGGATCCTCaggcctgtgcagcccccaccaCGCGCTGACAC GCCCCGGAGAAACTCTTCCTCGTCTTCCTCCCCCTCCGAGCGGCCTCGGCAGAAACTGTCCAGGAAGGCGGCTTCCTCGGCTAACCTGTTACTGCGGTCAGGGAGCACGGAGAG CCGTGGTGGGAAAGACCccttgtccagccctgggggTCCTGGATCCCGGAGGAGCAATTACAATTTGG AAGGCATCTCAGTGAAGATGTTCCTTCGTGGCCGGCCCATTACCATGTACATCCCGTCTGGCATCCGCAGCCTTGAGGAGCTGCCCAGCGGCCCACCCCCGGAGACCCTTAGCCTTGACTGGGT GTATGGGTATAGGGGTCGGGACTCCCGCTCTAACCTGTTTGTGCTGCGCTCCGGGGAGGTGGTCTACTTTATCGCCTGTGTGGTGGTGCTGTACCGGCCTGGGGGAGGCCCAGGGGGTCCTGGAGGTGGTGGCCAGAGACATTACCGGGGACACACGGACTGCGTTCGCTG CCTTGCCGTTCACCCTGATGGCGTTCGGGTAGCCTCGGGACAGACAGCTGGAGTGGATAAGGATGGGAAG cccctgcagcctgtGGTTCACGTCTGGGACTCAGAGACGCTGCTGAAGCTGCAGGAGATTGGACTGGGGGCCTTCGAGAGGGGTGTGGGGGCCCTGGCCTTTTCCGCTGCG GATCAGGGTGCTTTTCTTTGTGTCGTGGATGATTCCAACGAGCACATGCTGTCGGTGTGGGACTGCAGCCGAGGAATGAAACTGGCTGAGATCAAG agcaCAAATGAGTCAGTCCTGGCGGTTGGCTTCAGCCCTCGTGACAGCAGCTGCATTGTAACCAGTGGGAAATCTCATGTCCACTTCTGGAACTGGAGTGGTGCAGCAGGGGTTCCTGCGAATGGGACCCTCGCCCGGAAACAGGGTGTCTTTGGG aaatacaagaaacccaAGTTTATCTCTTGCTTTGTGTTCCTCCCGGATGGAGACATTCTCACTGGAGACTCAGAAGGGAACATTCTCACCTGGGGACGGAGCCTCTCAGACTCCAAGaccccaggcaggggaggggccaaAG AGACCTACGGGATCGTGGCCCAGGCCCATGCTCACGAAGGCTCCATCTTTGCCCTGTGTCTGCTGCGAGATGGGACGGTGCTGAGTGGTGGTGGACGGGACCGCCGGCTGGTGCAGTGGGGGCCTGGGTTGGTGGCCCTCCAGGAGGCCGAG ATCCCAGAACACTTTGGGGCCGTGCGGGCCATTGCTGAAGGTCTGGGCTCTGAGCTGCTTGTGGGAACCACGAAGAATGCATTGCTGAGGGGAGATCTGACCCAGGGCTTCTCCCCTGTCATACAG GGCCACACGGATGAGCTCTGGGGGCTCTGCACACATCCCTCCCAGAACCGCTTCCTCACCTGTGGCCATGACCGGCAGCTCTGCCTGTGGGACGGGGAGGGCCATGCTCTGGCCTGGAGCATCGACCTCAAG GAGACTGGACTCTGTGCTGACTTCCACCCAAGTGGGGCAGTTGTGGCCGTAGGACTGAACACGGGCAG GTGGTTGGTTTTGGACACAGAGACCAGAGAGATCGTTTCTGACGTCACTGATGGCAACGAGCAACTCTCGGTGGTCCGGTACAGCCCAG ATGGGTTGTACCTGGCCGTGGGTTCCCATGACAACATGATCTACATCTATAGCGTTTCCAGTGATGGTGCCAAGTCTAGCCGCTTTGGCCGCTGTGTG GGTCACTCCAGCTTTATCACCCACCTTGACTGGTCCAAGGATGGGAACTTCATCATGTCCAATTCCGGAGACTATGAGATTCTTTACT GGGACGTGGCTGGAGGCTGCAAGCTGCTGAGGAATCGCTATGAGAGCCGAGACAGGGAATGGGCCACCTACACTTGCGTGCTGGGCTTCCACGTGTACg GCGTGTGGCCGGACGGCTCCGACGGGACCGACATCAACTCGCTGTGCCGCTCCCACGACGAGCGCGTGGTGGCTGTGGCCGATGACTTCTGCAAAGTGCACCTCTTCCAGTACCCGTGCGCGCGCGCCAAG gcGCCGAGCCGCGTGTACGGGGGCCACGGCAGCCACGTGACCAGCGTCCGGTTCACGCACGACGACTCGTACCTCGTCTCACTAGGCGGCAAGGACGCCAGCATCTTCCAGTGGCGCGTGCTGGGCGCTGGGGGCGCGGGGCCGGCGGCCGCCACGCCCTCCCGGACCCCGTCCCTGTCCCCCGCCTCCTCTCTGGACGTCTGA